TTCAACAGTACCATTATGCAAAAGCGCTACATCGATTTGACTACCAGTATAGGCACTACCACTACACTGCCCGGATTCTTTTACCCAGGCGCCTACCAATATTTTCTTCCCTGCCAACGGAGAAAAGGAAGGAAGCAGCGCTTCTTTGCCTAAACGGATACTTTTTAGTATACTGTCAGTACCTCCACAATTGTTGGCAGCGGCATTAATAGCGATATTAAATGAAGGATCATCAACAGATACATCGCTGGTGACACTTGCTACCTTTATATTGTCCAGACGCAGGCTGTAATTGCCGGTATGCTGAATGGTGGTATCGAAATTGGATTTGTAGGAAGAGAAGTCAAAGCTCCGTGCGGCAGGACATACATTATCACATGTACCACCTACATAATTATAATCTTCGAAGCCGTCAAAAGCAACTTCCCGGTAGCGGGCATTCTGTGCCACAGCTGTGGCTAATGCATCCTGGAAACCATATAACCCGGCAGTATATCTACCCAACGGATCTACATTTTCCATCTCCGCCCCTTTCTGATTAAAGAGAGTAGTTTGTGCTGTCCACACCCATCTTGACACCGCTGTATCCTGTGGTTGCCATTTACCATTCACCAATTGCCAGAAGGACAGGAAATTACTGACGGTACCATCTGTACGGGCATTGGTAGCGTTATTGGTATTTGTTTCCGCACGTGGATTATAAAAACCATATGAGCGATATGGGCGCCAGTTGCCAGCTACACCAAATAAATATGGATTGACACTTGTGTCAGTAATTGCGCTGTAACAAATACCTGATGGTTTATAATTACAGGAAAAGCAACTGTCAATATATAAGCTGGCGACTACACCAGTATCAGATGGAAGCGTCCAGGTGATGTCAAGATATGGACGTTTGCTGGAGTCTGCAGTATACTTTTCTGAACAGAAGGTCGCGTATAAAGTAGTTGTATCTGTCGGAAACGTGGTAGGAACTGATTTCGTATTTACCAGTGTAATTCCATAATCCAGTGATCTTCTGCTGGAAGAAAACCAATTTTTGATGTCTATCTGAAAGTCCTGTTTTGCTATTTCCGCCACGATGGACATTGAATCAGTGACACTTCCTGTCAGTAAAGTACTTGCTGTAGTTTGATAATTCCATGCAGCAGAACGCCGATATACTGTTGCAATTGGCTGAAGATTACTTAAGGTATACAGCGAATGCGCATTGGTATAGGTAGACGCATTAAATCCTGCCGGATATGCATAGAGATACAAATTGGCAGACAGTACAATTGCATTGCTGGGAATATTGACAGCACTGTCTATCGCAAATGTTGTTGCAATTTTGTACTTGCTGCTGTTTGATGCATAAGCAGTACGCATGTAAGCGGCGGTGCTATCCAACTGTGTTGTTGGATAGGTAGTAACTGATGAAAATATGTTACTGGCGCCTGCAATGTAATTTACGTTTACAGAGCGGGTTACCTTGTATTTCTTATTTACCGGACGACCATTACTATAGGTGACCGCGCCTGTATTACCACAATTCCTGCTTTTCAGTGAAGAAAAGGTGATATTACCGCTGGCTGACTTTAGTGTAACGGAACAGTCCCCCATCTGTGCCCTATATTGGGTGCCTGTGGTGGCAGTTGTCAAGGCATAGAAATACCGGTTGACGTTGCTCGTAAGAATCGAGCAGCTACTACCAGATACCGCGTAACCAGCCGCATTTGCATCTGCGATCAGGGTAGAAAGCAAAATGTGATCAGACTCCTTTATGAACAACCTGTTTGACGCAATCAGGTAATCAAAAAGTGGTTTCAGACAATCGCAGGCACAACCGGAAGACTGCGCCTGGGCCTGATAACCGGGAGCGGTTATCAGGAGGCTGAAAATAAGTATAGTGAGATATCTTTTCATATGTATAGTATCTTAGTCAAATCATCATAGGTTACCAAGTGAGACACTAATATTCCCGTTGAAGTATAGGTTCAGAAATTCGAGGGCGCCATCTGCCTGAAGGACTCCATCCTTCCCGTCAGTAGAATTTATACTATAGCTGGCAGGTATCAATGATGAGTTGAAATGAACAGTGTAAGGAGGATTATATTCAATCTTTTGATAGGTTTTATATGATGACGAATTAGAAGCATTCGCACTACCGACACCCTTACCTGTACCATCTATTACACTGATACTCAGAGAAGCCCGATTACTGGTCGATTGAAATGAACCTGCAGTCACTAAAATCCAGATAGAATCCTTTGCGACACAAGTAGCATGAGCATTTGCATAATTCTTTCCATTACTATCCAGGTCTCTTATTGCCCTGGCATCTGCACTATCCTGATTGATTAATGAGGGATATTTGTTTGCGGGTACCACATACGTGACCTGGTACGCAGCTACTCCGGTTGCACAATCAGGCGTATAGCTCTTTGAATACCTATGATTATAATAGATAGTAGTGTTTGTGTTACACTTTGTACTGTCTCCTGAATAAGGTAAATTAGGGCCCTGCAGGCAAGCCAATACGGTTCCAGCCTTACGACTGTCCGCTACTTTCCACAGTCCGTTATATTCAACCGCAGAAGCATTAATTACCCTGGAAGTATTATTTATAACGAGACTATTCTTACCTGAGATGGGATCTTTGACAACGGGATTAGCCAATAATGTGATATTGTTGACGAACCCACTGAGATTCTTTCTACCAGATTGTAACACTTTTAATGATACGCTATTACCTGTAAACGGCTGTCCGTTTTCATCTACAAAGTACAAATCAGGCTCTCCTCCACGCTGTACATTTGCATCTACTGTATAAATAACACCTGGTTTAGGGAAAGTCGCGATATCCGGCGTACAATCATCCCCGCCTGTTTTTTCTCTTGAATAGATCAGTATTCTATCACCCGTAGCAAAATAGTCTGTTACTTTTTTACCAGCAGGAATGCCTTTTGTAATACGTCCCTGGTTGATATAGATACTATCAAGTATAACATCTATATTCTTGTAGGCACCACTCATGCCATCATAGGCCCAACCCGCAGGTAAGGTAAATGTATATATCGAGTCACCCCATTCATTCTGGGTACTATTCAAAATGGCAGCACCTGTTTCGCTATCATACAGAAGGTTACGGGTAGTCACAGTGCTTCCTTTATCAGTCGCTTCCACATTGTCCAATACACCATGCCTGTATATTACTTTTGACACAGCAGAAGAACGAAACACCGTTTCTTCCCGGTTGTATACATTTAACAACATAGGGATAAATAACACCGGAGGCCACAGGAAATAAAACATATCCCCGTTTATCTGGGCATTCCAGGACGTACTCAGGGAACGTTGCTGACGCATATCCATCATCAACTCCATATCCTTTCCTACCACTGCACTCTCATCAATATCTCCATTGGGCTTCATTACCATCACCGTATTATTCAGGTGTTTGAATGTTGCATTCGCGTTATCCACCTTATAATTATACTTTGTTTCGGTAACTGCCTTCTTATCGTCCAATTCTGAATAGGTAGCTTCTGATTTCTTTTTACCATGCATATCATTCAATTCCACCTTAAAGCCCTGGGTGACGGCTATATAATGACGGGAATTGATACGCAGTAAATTGGTCAGGGATGGCTTGAATCGGATTTTATCCAGGGTAGATCTATCTACCAGCGTAGGAAAATCATACGCGGTATAAAAACAGGTTTCAGCAAATCCGTTTGCAGAACGGGTATTTTTTGCATTGATCGTCCTTACCCTTACCCTACTATATCCTATAGAAGGGGAAGGGAAGAATGATTCACCCAACGGAGCTTCTACATAACCACTGGAAACAGGTGCTAAGGCCGATACCTGCTGGGTATATTCTATCGGCTCTCGCCATGGATTTTCTTCTCCACCGATCATAGGCTCATAAGTAGCTACACCACTACTAATGGTTTCATCCTTTCCGTTGACAGTACGAGTGGTAGTATAGTTGTATTCCTGGCCATACATGGACTGTTTCTGGCCTGTCATTTTATCCCAATAATCGTAGATAGTGACACGTTTTACACGAATACCACCACCATATTTCTTAAAATAAGGGTTGTTCAGGCGAACAAAGCTACGATCTGTCTGCACTACCTGCGCCCAACCTTTTGAACGTGCACCATCATCAAAACCTGAGATTGCAGTCAGAATATTGCCTGCACTGGATGCAATTACTTTTATCAGGTCAGACCAACTAATGTCATCACCTGTTTCAGAACCAGGATATGCTTTGGAAGGAAGATTCAGACGCAGGAAGGAAAGCGCGGCCTTTGTCAGTGGGCTGTATTTGCTATCTGACATGCCAATCTCCCCGCTGTTATTGATGGCTTTTACTTTTATCCAGATGGTGTTACCTCCGTTAAAATAACCGTAACTGCTTGTATCCAGTGAAGCATAACCAGGTACATATTCTGCACCACTGCCATATTTATCACCAGGCATGTTCACATACAGGCGGAAATAAACTTTGGTTAATCCATCGAGGTACCATTTACTTATTTCCCGTTTACTACTGACAGCTCTTGGTACGTTCACTGATATATACTGGAAATCACTTCCACCCTGGTATAAGTAATGACTGAGGTCTGTAAGATTTGTATTAATGTCCGGGCTATTCTTTGTAAACCCTGCGATTGTAAACAACTGCGCTGCACGTTTATTTTGAACAAACGCGTAGTCATCTCCTTCGTAATCTATTTTCATTCGGCCACCGGAAGGTATTATAATTGAATCCAGTGCCCATACTGCAACATTTGCTGACGCAAGTGTGCTATCCTGGATAGCATATGGATAATCGCTGTTATTCAATTGGGCAGGATTCTGACTGGCAGGTTTATATACTCCCCAGCGGTCCACGTTCTTACTGTTATAAGGTGTTGTACCTGCATTATAATGGAATATGTAGGGATGACGCTGTCCTTTTTTGTTATTATTATAGGTAAAGTATAGGGAGTCAAGTGTGAGCTTTCCTACGGATGGATTGCTGCTGTTAATTCCAGGACAGAGTTTATAAGAATATTTAAAATGGACCGTCTTCAAAGGCTTAGGGTTTTTCTTCATAAACTCTGCCTTTGTGTACAGGTTGATCTCATCTAGCTTACGGGCTTTACTGCCAGACATCTCACCATTTTCACCTATATCCTGCAAGTCATCGCGGTTACTCATTTTAAAGACAGCAATCATGGTCTTTGACTCAATTGAATTCAAATACCATAATTCTTTCTGGCCGTGAACATAGCTTCCCTTGCCATCACGGTTGTCTGTACGCATCCCTTCGCTATAGTTTGCTTTATTTACACCGATCGGTGCACGCCAGTTAGATGGATTAACAAGACCAGCAATTTTGGTATAGTTAAATTTGATCGCATTGCCGGGATCATCTGCGGTTATACCGTTTCCGGTAAGGTCCTTATAGTCTGATGACAATACTGCTGTCAGCAGGAATGTATGCGCATAGGCTGGTGTAACCTCACTGGAAAAATAGTGATCATTTCCCTGGTTATTATCTACTGTATTGTCAGTACCACGATTATATTCTACCAGGCCTGTAGCCAGGCTACCTTTGCCTTCATCCACAGAAAATGTTGTTTCAGTTTGCTTCAGGTTGTATACTGGAATACCGTACACATACCGCTGTCCACCGGTATTCAGCACATTGATTTCGGAAATATGGTTATCCAAACGGAAACTGTTCACCCTTTTTTCAAGGGTAACATTACCATAGGTTACGTTATCATTGGATGCTGGTAAATAAAGATATTTTTTAGGAATCACACTACGAGATTGTGAAGGATATGACCATTCCAGCGTAGCTACTGTATTGCCGCCTTCCTGGAAATAATCCATTCTCACTGTATAGAACTCTCCTGCTACCAGGTTTACAAATACAGTATCCGTTTTGACGTCATGGACATTCCAGTTGGATTTAACGTTGACACCATCCAGGTATAATCTCATACCGTCATCACTCTTCACATAAAAGGCATATCTGCCACTCACCGGCGCTTTGATACGACCAGTCCAGCGAACGGAAAAGTTATTATCCAATTCTGTAACACCGGGAGTTTTTTGGAAATTGGACTTGGTTAACATGTTTATCACAGAATCAGTTCTCTGGAATGATATATTTCCAAAATTTTTATCTGTGAAATATTCTCCTCTTAAACCACTTGCAACACTATCTGTATCTATTATTTCCTGCGCACATGCATTAGCAGTGTAAGTATTTTCAGTGTAATTTTCGATATACTTTGGGAAACCGGCTAAACTGGCTTCTGCTGCTGTAAGATAAGAAATCACCTGTGTGCGCTTATCTCTTGCAGTCTTATTATAGGTACTATTATTAATCGCCTGCTTGCTAACAAGCGTTGAGTTATTGAATCTATTGATTGTATCTTTTGCCAACAGCGTAGGATCACTGTTACCGTTATGATAGATATTAACAGCCACTACATCATCCCCTCCCAGATTATTATAATAATCCTTATCGTTTACCGTCATTTCGCCCGGATTGCGGAAATAGGACGCTTCATAAGTGCCATAAGAGCTGCTGAACGCCGTTTTGCCGGCCATCTTATTATTTTTGCTCCATTCCCCCGTTTCGGTGTGGGAATAAGTATAGGTGAGATCCGCACCCGCGTGGGCAATAGCAGTAGCGCCTAAATCAGCACTGACATTTCCGCTATGAGACTTGGTTTTACTGTAATGATCAAATATATGCCCTACATCACTACGATAAGCCCTAAAGGTACCGCCAATGCCTTCGCCTGAGATACCAAATACATCGTAAGTATAAGAAGGTATACCTATATTGGGTACTACCGGCTTCTCTTTATATGGAAGATCCTTTTCCCTGTTGAAATCAAGTAATACTGCGGTATTCTTACCTGACTTCTGGTAGTTGAGATAACCATAGGCAGGAAAAGATTGTGTACGGTCGCCTGAAGCAATACTCTGTACAGAGACATAACCCGTGATTGCACCTGCGATATTTGTACCCAAAATTTCAGTACCGCCTTTTACTGTTAGGGTCAGGTTTGTGTTTGTAAAAGGTATTGACGGGCTGGGTAAATAGCTTGGGTAAGCATAGGACACCAACGTTCTGTCTGCATGAGACCTCGCGTTTTTGCCTTCCGTGTTATACTGCTGTACGCCCAATCCTAAATCCAGGCTTTTTAAGCCTGATCTTGTATTATAACCAGTACTTAAATCCAGACTTCCGGTCATAGTCCGTTCCTTATTGGACAATTGTAGTTCCAGGTTAGGATCAACACTCACTCCGTCCATAGAACTATTTGTAATAGATAATCCAGCGGTAAGTCTACCCATTGAACTTGAGCCGGAGTTGATACTTGGGCTCAAACCAGCCGACGTTCCCCAACCCCTGTAATTATTATATACAATACCCGCGGAGGCGCCAAGATTGAATATTTTACTGGTAATAGGCACCCCAATCGTTTCCTGTGACAGCGACACATTGACGCCAACGGTGGTATTGGCCTTGACGGAGGTTGTTTTGGTAACAGATTCTGCGCCACTGAAGTCATCTGGCAAGCCACGTAAGGTACGGGTAATGGAACCGGGATTCAGGTTCCAGCCCAGGCCTACCCAGCTGGCATCTTCACTCATACCTACACCACTGTTATAACCTAATGCTAAAGGATATCCACCCACATCCATGAGGGGAACGTTATAACTGAAATCA
This window of the Chitinophaga sancti genome carries:
- a CDS encoding PA14 domain-containing protein; translation: MILKHVAGSKRFIASLMLVVLYIETIIPSYALGMPVVVRRMVKPSAAPLILHEKENAPFAAARKVLTPLAANAFTPAAAKGAIGGPTQPESQAFHSVSDDNMVDLFSGDFSYNVPLMDVGGYPLALGYNSGVGMSEDASWVGLGWNLNPGSITRTLRGLPDDFSGAESVTKTTSVKANTTVGVNVSLSQETIGVPITSKIFNLGASAGIVYNNYRGWGTSAGLSPSINSGSSSMGRLTAGLSITNSSMDGVSVDPNLELQLSNKERTMTGSLDLSTGYNTRSGLKSLDLGLGVQQYNTEGKNARSHADRTLVSYAYPSYLPSPSIPFTNTNLTLTVKGGTEILGTNIAGAITGYVSVQSIASGDRTQSFPAYGYLNYQKSGKNTAVLLDFNREKDLPYKEKPVVPNIGIPSYTYDVFGISGEGIGGTFRAYRSDVGHIFDHYSKTKSHSGNVSADLGATAIAHAGADLTYTYSHTETGEWSKNNKMAGKTAFSSSYGTYEASYFRNPGEMTVNDKDYYNNLGGDDVVAVNIYHNGNSDPTLLAKDTINRFNNSTLVSKQAINNSTYNKTARDKRTQVISYLTAAEASLAGFPKYIENYTENTYTANACAQEIIDTDSVASGLRGEYFTDKNFGNISFQRTDSVINMLTKSNFQKTPGVTELDNNFSVRWTGRIKAPVSGRYAFYVKSDDGMRLYLDGVNVKSNWNVHDVKTDTVFVNLVAGEFYTVRMDYFQEGGNTVATLEWSYPSQSRSVIPKKYLYLPASNDNVTYGNVTLEKRVNSFRLDNHISEINVLNTGGQRYVYGIPVYNLKQTETTFSVDEGKGSLATGLVEYNRGTDNTVDNNQGNDHYFSSEVTPAYAHTFLLTAVLSSDYKDLTGNGITADDPGNAIKFNYTKIAGLVNPSNWRAPIGVNKANYSEGMRTDNRDGKGSYVHGQKELWYLNSIESKTMIAVFKMSNRDDLQDIGENGEMSGSKARKLDEINLYTKAEFMKKNPKPLKTVHFKYSYKLCPGINSSNPSVGKLTLDSLYFTYNNNKKGQRHPYIFHYNAGTTPYNSKNVDRWGVYKPASQNPAQLNNSDYPYAIQDSTLASANVAVWALDSIIIPSGGRMKIDYEGDDYAFVQNKRAAQLFTIAGFTKNSPDINTNLTDLSHYLYQGGSDFQYISVNVPRAVSSKREISKWYLDGLTKVYFRLYVNMPGDKYGSGAEYVPGYASLDTSSYGYFNGGNTIWIKVKAINNSGEIGMSDSKYSPLTKAALSFLRLNLPSKAYPGSETGDDISWSDLIKVIASSAGNILTAISGFDDGARSKGWAQVVQTDRSFVRLNNPYFKKYGGGIRVKRVTIYDYWDKMTGQKQSMYGQEYNYTTTRTVNGKDETISSGVATYEPMIGGEENPWREPIEYTQQVSALAPVSSGYVEAPLGESFFPSPSIGYSRVRVRTINAKNTRSANGFAETCFYTAYDFPTLVDRSTLDKIRFKPSLTNLLRINSRHYIAVTQGFKVELNDMHGKKKSEATYSELDDKKAVTETKYNYKVDNANATFKHLNNTVMVMKPNGDIDESAVVGKDMELMMDMRQQRSLSTSWNAQINGDMFYFLWPPVLFIPMLLNVYNREETVFRSSAVSKVIYRHGVLDNVEATDKGSTVTTRNLLYDSETGAAILNSTQNEWGDSIYTFTLPAGWAYDGMSGAYKNIDVILDSIYINQGRITKGIPAGKKVTDYFATGDRILIYSREKTGGDDCTPDIATFPKPGVIYTVDANVQRGGEPDLYFVDENGQPFTGNSVSLKVLQSGRKNLSGFVNNITLLANPVVKDPISGKNSLVINNTSRVINASAVEYNGLWKVADSRKAGTVLACLQGPNLPYSGDSTKCNTNTTIYYNHRYSKSYTPDCATGVAAYQVTYVVPANKYPSLINQDSADARAIRDLDSNGKNYANAHATCVAKDSIWILVTAGSFQSTSNRASLSISVIDGTGKGVGSANASNSSSYKTYQKIEYNPPYTVHFNSSLIPASYSINSTDGKDGVLQADGALEFLNLYFNGNISVSLGNL